A genomic segment from Aegilops tauschii subsp. strangulata cultivar AL8/78 chromosome 1, Aet v6.0, whole genome shotgun sequence encodes:
- the LOC141039214 gene encoding uncharacterized protein, with amino-acid sequence MVAVFAVVTTPSWALPVLDSTGVFERCVEQDKGIEILLNIHQGECGHHAASRSLVAKVFHHGFYWPMALEDAESLVLKCEGCQRISKRSHQPASALRTSPIAWPFAVWGLDMVGPFKTARGGMTPRPIKKLDGPTAVRLIKDIAVRYGMPNSIITDNDTTFAKGALAQYCSVSGIRLDLASVAHPQSNGQVERANGLILPGIKSRLVEPLIRSPGSWLDELLAVLWKAVIPTDVEFEAKEAREDGVDLLEEARLLALSCSAIYQQGLRHSHSKKLKPLTYREGNLVLRLIKEQTGQHKLSPPWEGPFIVSRALCDRSAYYLIDARKSNKRKRDTAIEETTRAWNAELLRPF; translated from the exons ATGGTGGCCGTCTTTGCCGTGGTGACGACGCCATCATGGGCCCTGCCTGTCTTGGA CTCCACCGGCGTGTTCGAGCGCTGCGTCGAGCAAGACAAGGGCATTGAGATCCTTCTCAACATACACCAGGGTGAGTGCGGGCACCACGCCGCCTCGCGGTCCCTGGTGGCCAAGGTTTTCCACcatggtttctactggcccatGGCCCTCGAAGACGCCGAGTCACTCGTCCTCAAGTGTGAGGGATGCCAGCGCATCAGCAAGCGCAGCCATCAGCCCGCGTCGGCACTCCGGACCAGCCCGATcgcctggcccttcgcggtctggggactcgacatggtaGGGCCCTTCAAGACTGCTCGAGGCGGCATGACGC caaggccaatcaagaagctggacGGGCCAACGGCCGTCCGATTAATCAAGGACATCGCGGTGCGCTACGGCATGCCGAACAGCATCATCACGGACAACGACACCACCTTCGCCAAGGGCGCACTCGCACAGTATTGCTCCGTctccggcatccgcctcgacctggcttccgtggcacacccgcAGTCCAACGGCCAGGTTGAGCGGGCCAATGGCCTCATCCTACCCGGCATTAAGTCGCGGCTCGTCGAGCCGCTCATCCGTTCACCTGGcagctggctcgatgagctgctggccgtcctctgga aagccgtcatcccgaccgacGTCGAGTTTGAAGCCAAAGAAGCCCGTGAAGACGGCGTCGACTTGCTCGAAGAAGCACGTCTCCTAGCACTCAGCTGCtcagccatctaccagcaaggcctgaggcactCCCACAGCAAGAAGCTCAAGCCCCTCACTTACCGGGAGGGAAACCTCGTCCTCCGACTCATCAAGGAGCAGACCGGCCAACACAAGCTGTCCCCCccatgggagggccccttcataGTCAGCAGGGCCTTGTGCGATCGCAgcgcctactacctcatcgacgcccgCAAGTCAAACAAGCGCAAGAGGGACACCGCCATCGAAGAAACAACCCGGGCGTGGAACGCGGAACTCCTCCGCCCGTTTTAG
- the LOC141039215 gene encoding uncharacterized protein, with translation MRLGLGAGIVLSSPKSDQLKYALQIHFTASNNVAEYEALVHSFRLAKVLGIRRILCYGDSDLVVQQCPGEWDARDPNMASYRFLLQKLPGFFTGCDFLHVPRAENEAADTLAKIASSRQCIPFDVSIERLHKLSVKPSPDSESIYVPTPGLLNPARGLPL, from the coding sequence ATGCGCCTCGGCCTGGGGGCCGGCATCGTACTGTCCTCCCCGAAGAGCGACCAGCTCAAGTACGCGCTCCAGATCCACTtcaccgcctccaacaacgtcgccgaatATGAAGCCCTTGTGCATagcttccggcttgccaaggTACTTGGCATTCGGCGCATCCTatgctacggcgactcggacctggtggtgcaGCAGTGCCCCGGCGAGTGGGACGCCCGCGACCccaacatggcgagctaccgcttcctcctTCAGAAACTGCCCGGATTCTTCACGGGCTGCGATTTCCTCCATGTCCCGCGCGCGGAAAATGAGGCGGCCGACACGCTCGCCAAGATCGCCTCGTCCCGGCAGTGCATCCCGTTCGACGTCTCCATCGAGCGCCTACACAAGCTGTCCGTCAAGCCGTCTCCGGACTCCGAGTCCATCTATGTCCCGACCCCGGGGCTACTgaacccggctcgggggctgCCGCTCTAG